In the genome of Cryptomeria japonica chromosome 8, Sugi_1.0, whole genome shotgun sequence, one region contains:
- the LOC131066294 gene encoding ethylene-responsive transcription factor ERF016-like yields the protein MEKEDSKRYVGVRMRKWGKWVSEIRMPQSGNKIWLGSFPSAEQAARAYDVAAYFIRGPLYPSFNFPTLIPSSPPPPNCTTTHIRDAAASAAASFTPPPPPPPPPSQPHPTPVSSSPPPSTTSSSWVVAEDCESLFMNCDKLLPLDSLSSLDLEAPWIPDLPQDGGDDDFALPDMGSLWSL from the coding sequence atGGAAAAAGAAGATTCAAAACGGTATGTGGGAGTGCGAATGAGGAAATGGGGGAAATGGGTGTCGGAGATAAGAATGCCACAGAGTGGAAATAAGATTTGGTTGGGGTCTTTCCCCTCCGCTGAGCAGGCTGCCAGAGCCTACGACGTTGCCGCCTATTTCATTCGTGGCCCTCTTTATCCCTCCTTCAACTTCCCCACTCTCATTccttcctctcctcctcctcccaaTTGCACCACCACCCACATACGAGATGCCGCCGCCTCTGCAGCCGCCTCTTTCACTcccccacctccaccaccaccaccaccttctCAGCCTCACCCCACCCCAGTTTCTTCTTCCCCTCCTCCTTCTActacttcttcttcttgggtgGTGGCAGAGGATTGTGAGTCTCTATTCATGAACTGTGACAAGCTCTTGCCTTTGGATAGCCTTTCTTCGCTGGATTTGGAAGCACCATGGATTCCTGATCTACCTCAAGATGGCGGTGATGATGATTTTGCCTTGCCAGACATGGGAAGCTTGTGGAGCCTCTGA